A region of Candidatus Nitrospira nitrificans DNA encodes the following proteins:
- the purQ gene encoding phosphoribosylformylglycinamidine synthase subunit PurQ, which yields MNIGVVVFPGSNCDHDCRYVFRDVLGQDVTMVWHKEPSLAGLDTVILPGGFSYGDYLRTGAIARFSPVMQAVKQFAAEGKLVLGICNGFQILLEAGLLPGAMLRNKSLHFICRETHVKVENAATPFTNACKPGQVLKIPIAHADGNYYTDPVTLAGLQANAQIIFRYCTADGKVTPDACPNGSLDNIAGIRNAEGNVLGMMPHPERCAEAMLGNEDGRCIFQSMIESLKKKKLVGV from the coding sequence ATGAACATTGGGGTCGTCGTGTTTCCCGGCAGTAATTGCGATCACGACTGTCGATATGTCTTTCGGGATGTGCTGGGACAAGATGTGACGATGGTATGGCATAAGGAGCCGTCATTGGCCGGTTTGGATACGGTGATCCTGCCGGGCGGATTTTCGTACGGCGATTATCTCCGCACCGGGGCGATTGCGCGGTTTTCTCCGGTCATGCAGGCGGTCAAGCAGTTTGCGGCTGAGGGAAAATTGGTGCTGGGGATCTGCAACGGATTTCAGATTCTGCTGGAAGCGGGCTTGTTGCCCGGCGCCATGTTGCGAAACAAGTCGTTACACTTTATCTGCCGCGAGACGCACGTCAAGGTGGAGAACGCGGCGACGCCGTTTACGAATGCGTGCAAGCCCGGTCAGGTGCTCAAAATCCCGATCGCCCATGCGGATGGGAACTATTACACCGATCCGGTGACCTTGGCCGGGCTTCAAGCCAACGCGCAGATCATCTTCCGCTATTGCACGGCGGATGGGAAGGTGACTCCGGATGCCTGTCCGAACGGCTCGCTCGACAACATCGCGGGCATCCGCAACGCGGAAGGCAATGTCCTGGGCATGATGCCGCATCCGGAACGTTGCGCCGAGGCGATGTTGGGGAATGAAGACGGGCGGTGCATTTTTCAATCAATGATTGAGTCTTTGAAAAAGAAGAAGTTGGTAGGAGTATGA
- a CDS encoding nucleotidyltransferase family protein codes for MTTLALKGKTPDILRIARSHGVSRVRVFGSHAVGRARRTSDVDLLVTLEADRDLLDLIGFKLDLQDLLGCEVDVVTEKGLSPYFRSTILRTAKPL; via the coding sequence ATGACGACACTGGCGTTAAAAGGAAAAACCCCCGATATCCTCCGGATTGCCAGATCGCATGGGGTATCACGGGTACGGGTGTTCGGATCGCATGCTGTGGGCCGTGCGCGTCGGACCAGCGACGTCGATTTGTTGGTCACGCTTGAGGCCGATCGCGACCTTTTGGACCTCATCGGTTTTAAGCTAGATCTTCAGGACCTATTAGGCTGTGAGGTTGATGTGGTGACTGAAAAGGGGTTGAGCCCGTATTTTCGCTCCACCATCCTCCGTACAGCAAAACCGTTATGA
- a CDS encoding HepT-like ribonuclease domain-containing protein yields MKDVSAYLRHIAEAIKKVEKYTKGGHAKFVEDTMIQDSVIRNLEIIGEAARNLPAELRKAYPKVPWRSIMGMRNVLIHEYFGVDLDIVWKVVTQRLPILKEQVGAMLIKSNRPKKKG; encoded by the coding sequence ATGAAAGACGTGTCTGCCTATCTCAGGCATATCGCCGAGGCTATTAAGAAGGTAGAGAAGTACACGAAGGGTGGTCATGCGAAGTTCGTGGAAGATACCATGATCCAGGATTCGGTGATCCGTAACCTTGAAATAATCGGTGAGGCTGCCAGGAATCTTCCTGCAGAACTGAGGAAAGCTTACCCAAAGGTGCCATGGCGGAGCATCATGGGAATGCGGAATGTGCTGATCCATGAGTATTTCGGTGTTGATCTCGACATCGTATGGAAAGTGGTTACGCAAAGGCTACCTATTCTTAAGGAACAGGTAGGGGCCATGCTTATAAAGAGCAATCGACCGAAGAAGAAAGGGTAA
- a CDS encoding Ig-like domain-containing protein: MRRVGAVLAAVGLLTLSVGVNVWAAGDDGSQVKITSPAAGAVLKGGDVEVKYELTKGSQATHVHCFVDGEYQKGWKGMVKGMSPGAHEIKVVAADKDHQTLAAESAVKVEVQ; this comes from the coding sequence ATGAGACGTGTAGGTGCAGTGTTGGCGGCAGTTGGTCTGTTGACCTTGAGTGTCGGTGTCAATGTCTGGGCGGCGGGAGATGACGGCAGCCAGGTTAAGATAACCAGCCCGGCAGCGGGAGCCGTCTTGAAGGGCGGTGATGTCGAAGTGAAATACGAACTGACGAAGGGTAGCCAGGCGACGCACGTCCATTGTTTCGTGGATGGAGAATATCAGAAAGGATGGAAGGGGATGGTCAAGGGGATGTCACCTGGCGCCCATGAGATCAAGGTTGTGGCGGCGGATAAGGACCATCAAACGTTAGCCGCTGAATCAGCCGTGAAAGTGGAAGTGCAGTAG
- the purL gene encoding phosphoribosylformylglycinamidine synthase subunit PurL: protein MTVITKDLIAQHNLTGEEYQKIIDILGREPNMTELGMFSVMWSEHCSYKSSRVHLKKLPTTGPRVVQGPGENAGAVDIGDGLCVVFKMESHNHPSFIEPYQGAATGVGGILRDIFTMGARPIALLDSLRFGELHSSKNRHLMKGVVSGISGYGNCMGVPTVGGEIVFNDIYALNPLVNVFCLGIAHQDKIFRGTAAGVGNPVIYFGSKTGRDGIHGATMASDSFDDQSEQKRPTVQVGDPFTEKLLLEACLELMERNLLVGIQDMGAAGLTSSSCEMASRAGNGIELDLTVVPRREPGMTPYEIMLSESQERMLMVAKAGKEDECIEICRKWDLDVAVVGKVTADGILRVLDQGKVVAAIPAKALADDGPRYERPFQPPAYQDMLTNLNYDALPDVKDANAALLALLESPTIASKRWVYEQYDHTVRTNTMVRPGSDAAVVRIKGTKKAVAMTVDCNSRYCLLNPYEGARLAVAEAARNLVCSGAAPIGLTDCLNFGNPERPDIMWQFAMAIEGMKDACEHFQIPIVSGNVSFYNETNGLSIYPTPMLGMVGLIDDVERSMTQWFKQEGDEILLLGSSREDLGGSEYLKVVHAREQGSPPYLSLTTEKALHDCVLSLIQNGFLRSAHDCSEGGVVVAVAESCISGPERTFGAVIRLNRGRLRKDAVLFGESQSRVVVSAKPIDRQAIFSEARRFGVPVEVIGAVSGERLVVSVGEDGSMEQVIDQPAAIVYDRWAFSLERTLNHS, encoded by the coding sequence ATGACAGTTATTACCAAAGATCTCATCGCTCAGCACAATCTCACGGGCGAGGAATATCAAAAAATCATCGACATTCTTGGGCGTGAGCCCAACATGACGGAACTCGGTATGTTTTCCGTCATGTGGTCGGAGCATTGCTCCTACAAAAGTTCGCGCGTGCACTTAAAGAAGCTGCCGACGACCGGGCCTCGTGTCGTCCAGGGGCCAGGGGAAAATGCCGGGGCCGTTGATATCGGCGACGGGTTGTGCGTGGTGTTCAAGATGGAATCGCACAACCACCCGTCGTTTATCGAGCCTTATCAGGGCGCCGCCACGGGAGTGGGCGGTATTCTGCGCGACATCTTTACGATGGGGGCGAGGCCGATTGCGCTGCTCGATTCGCTGCGGTTTGGAGAATTGCACTCGTCGAAGAATCGCCATCTCATGAAGGGGGTTGTCTCCGGGATTTCCGGCTATGGCAACTGTATGGGAGTCCCGACCGTGGGAGGCGAGATCGTCTTCAACGACATCTACGCGCTCAATCCGTTGGTCAATGTGTTTTGTCTCGGGATTGCCCATCAGGACAAGATCTTCCGTGGCACGGCCGCCGGCGTGGGGAATCCCGTGATCTATTTCGGCTCGAAAACGGGCCGCGATGGAATTCATGGGGCGACGATGGCGTCCGATTCGTTCGACGATCAATCGGAGCAGAAGCGGCCGACCGTCCAGGTCGGCGATCCCTTTACGGAGAAATTGCTGTTAGAGGCCTGTCTCGAGTTGATGGAGCGCAATCTGCTCGTCGGGATTCAAGACATGGGGGCTGCGGGGCTGACGAGTTCCTCCTGCGAAATGGCGTCCCGCGCCGGCAACGGCATCGAGTTGGACTTGACCGTGGTGCCTCGGCGCGAGCCGGGCATGACGCCCTATGAGATCATGCTGTCTGAGTCTCAAGAGCGCATGCTGATGGTGGCGAAAGCCGGCAAGGAAGACGAATGCATCGAGATTTGCAGGAAGTGGGATCTGGATGTCGCGGTGGTCGGGAAAGTGACGGCCGATGGAATCTTGCGGGTCCTGGATCAGGGGAAGGTCGTTGCGGCGATTCCGGCGAAGGCCTTGGCCGACGACGGTCCCCGCTATGAGCGGCCCTTTCAACCGCCGGCCTATCAGGATATGCTGACGAATCTGAACTACGACGCCCTTCCCGACGTGAAAGATGCGAATGCGGCATTATTGGCCTTATTGGAGTCGCCGACGATCGCCAGCAAGCGGTGGGTGTACGAACAGTACGATCATACGGTGCGGACGAACACGATGGTTCGTCCGGGATCCGACGCGGCGGTGGTGCGGATCAAGGGCACGAAGAAGGCCGTGGCGATGACGGTCGATTGCAACAGCCGCTATTGTCTGTTGAATCCCTATGAAGGGGCACGGCTGGCCGTGGCCGAGGCGGCGCGGAATCTCGTGTGTTCCGGCGCGGCGCCGATCGGTTTGACGGATTGTCTCAATTTCGGCAATCCGGAGCGACCGGATATCATGTGGCAGTTCGCGATGGCGATCGAAGGAATGAAAGACGCTTGCGAGCATTTCCAAATCCCCATCGTGAGCGGAAACGTCAGCTTTTACAACGAAACCAATGGACTCTCCATCTACCCGACCCCCATGCTGGGCATGGTCGGGCTGATCGATGACGTGGAACGGTCGATGACTCAGTGGTTCAAGCAGGAAGGCGACGAGATCCTCTTGCTTGGTTCTTCTCGCGAGGACTTGGGTGGATCGGAGTATCTCAAGGTCGTGCATGCTCGTGAACAGGGATCGCCGCCCTATCTAAGTCTGACCACGGAAAAGGCGCTCCATGATTGCGTGCTGTCCCTGATTCAGAACGGTTTCTTGCGATCCGCCCATGATTGTTCGGAAGGCGGTGTCGTTGTCGCAGTGGCTGAAAGCTGTATCTCCGGACCGGAACGGACGTTCGGTGCCGTGATAAGATTGAACAGAGGTCGGCTTCGAAAAGACGCCGTTCTCTTCGGCGAAAGTCAATCGCGGGTGGTGGTCTCCGCAAAGCCGATCGATCGACAGGCTATTTTCTCCGAAGCGAGGCGCTTTGGTGTCCCGGTGGAAGTGATCGGGGCCGTTTCCGGCGAACGGCTGGTTGTATCCGTGGGAGAGGACGGTTCGATGGAACAGGTGATCGATCAGCCGGCGGCGATAGTCTATGATCGGTGGGCGTTTTCCTTGGAACGAACGTTGAACCACTCCTAA
- the purF gene encoding amidophosphoribosyltransferase, whose product MRKELPIVSPDKFHDECAVFGVFGHEEAANLTYLGLYALQHRGQEASGIVAGDGEHVFVQKGMGLVADIFHKSVLEKLPGHMAVGHNRYSTTGGNDFKNVQPLTVNFALGNLALAHNGNLINAQMLRHELEAYGAIFQSTSDSEVIIHLIAHSRADSFLARVVDALSQVRGAFSVVLMTDNGLIAARDPYGLRPLCIGRLRSSWIVASETCALDLLDAEYIREVEPGELIVITDQGLDSHHPFPKKNPAMCVFEYVYFARPDSRIFGGNTVYTTRKALGRQLAQEAWVPADIVIPVPDSGVPAALGYAEGAGIRFETGLIRNHYVGRTFIEPEQSIRHFGVKVKLNAVPEVLDGKRVVVIDDSLVRGTTSRKIVKMIRQAGAKEVHMRISSPPIISPCFYGIDTPTKKELIASDHSTEEIRKYITADSLAYLSLDGMLKSAPKTPDQYCTACFTERYPLPFTRAEELQLGLFESAR is encoded by the coding sequence ATGCGCAAAGAACTGCCGATCGTCTCGCCCGATAAGTTTCACGACGAATGCGCCGTCTTCGGCGTCTTCGGTCATGAAGAGGCCGCCAACCTGACGTACTTGGGTCTGTATGCGCTGCAGCATCGCGGGCAAGAGGCATCCGGAATTGTCGCGGGAGACGGAGAGCATGTCTTCGTGCAGAAAGGCATGGGTCTTGTCGCCGACATTTTTCACAAATCGGTGCTGGAGAAATTGCCCGGCCATATGGCCGTCGGACACAATCGCTACTCCACGACCGGCGGCAACGACTTTAAGAATGTGCAGCCGCTGACCGTGAATTTCGCGCTGGGCAATTTGGCCCTGGCTCACAACGGCAATCTCATCAATGCCCAGATGCTCCGACACGAGCTGGAAGCCTACGGAGCGATCTTCCAGTCCACATCGGACAGCGAAGTCATTATCCACCTCATCGCCCATTCACGCGCGGACTCCTTTCTCGCGCGTGTCGTCGATGCGCTGAGTCAGGTGCGTGGCGCGTTTTCGGTTGTCTTGATGACCGACAACGGTCTCATCGCCGCGCGTGATCCGTATGGGCTCAGGCCGCTGTGTATCGGACGTCTTCGGAGCAGCTGGATCGTGGCGTCGGAGACCTGTGCGTTGGACTTGCTCGATGCCGAGTATATTCGAGAGGTGGAACCGGGCGAGCTGATCGTGATCACCGACCAAGGACTCGACAGTCACCATCCGTTTCCTAAAAAGAATCCGGCCATGTGTGTGTTTGAGTATGTTTATTTTGCCAGGCCTGATAGTAGAATCTTCGGGGGGAACACCGTCTATACCACGCGTAAGGCGCTGGGGCGGCAGCTGGCTCAGGAGGCCTGGGTGCCGGCGGATATCGTCATTCCTGTTCCGGACTCCGGCGTGCCGGCGGCGCTCGGTTATGCCGAAGGGGCCGGGATTCGCTTTGAAACCGGTTTGATCCGCAACCATTACGTCGGGCGAACGTTCATCGAGCCCGAACAGTCGATTCGTCACTTCGGGGTCAAGGTCAAGCTGAATGCCGTGCCCGAAGTGTTGGATGGGAAGCGGGTCGTCGTCATCGACGATTCATTGGTTCGCGGCACGACGAGTCGCAAGATCGTCAAGATGATCCGGCAAGCCGGGGCGAAGGAAGTCCACATGCGAATCAGCTCGCCGCCGATCATCTCGCCCTGTTTCTATGGAATCGATACGCCGACGAAAAAAGAGCTGATCGCTTCCGATCACTCAACGGAAGAAATCCGCAAGTACATCACCGCCGACAGCTTGGCCTATCTCAGTCTCGATGGCATGCTCAAATCCGCGCCGAAGACGCCGGATCAATACTGCACGGCTTGTTTCACGGAACGCTATCCCCTCCCGTTTACCCGCGCGGAAGAGCTTCAGCTTGGTCTGTTCGAGTCAGCGCGCTGA
- a CDS encoding PilZ domain-containing protein, translating to MMPPEQDDEKELQSRGRPRVPVDYPVRFTGEDGGSGRGVVRNLTLAGGEVESRIQLPIQARVRLQVQPPGARPPIIIALAIVRWKQGDRFGIEFVRFEGRAKDHLKDMLNQREGSHED from the coding sequence ATGATGCCTCCGGAACAAGACGACGAAAAAGAGCTGCAATCAAGAGGTCGACCACGAGTGCCGGTCGACTATCCCGTCCGATTCACGGGAGAAGACGGAGGATCGGGCCGTGGGGTGGTGAGGAACCTGACACTCGCCGGAGGTGAAGTCGAGAGCCGTATCCAGCTTCCCATCCAGGCGCGTGTGCGTCTTCAAGTGCAGCCTCCAGGCGCTCGCCCTCCGATCATCATTGCCCTTGCCATCGTCCGATGGAAGCAAGGTGATCGATTCGGAATCGAGTTTGTTCGATTTGAGGGAAGGGCCAAGGACCACCTCAAGGATATGCTGAATCAGCGTGAAGGCTCTCACGAAGACTAG
- a CDS encoding peroxiredoxin family protein has translation MRRLARAFGLLVFPVLCATLVSAAGLFQVGEKAPSFTLTALTGETLSLESYKGKVVVLGLFHICDPCMIQGSALQKVHESTQGKNVAVLGVNSSGNSKREVGEFLSGFPVKVTYPYLLDPAKVTDKLYGGGKFIPNVYVIDQQGVIRWQRVGNMDLAGVDVILAEVEKLLASGSKM, from the coding sequence ATGAGACGGCTTGCACGGGCGTTTGGGCTGCTGGTCTTCCCGGTACTCTGCGCGACACTGGTTTCGGCAGCGGGATTGTTCCAAGTAGGAGAAAAAGCTCCATCCTTCACTCTTACCGCCCTCACCGGTGAAACCCTGTCGCTCGAATCCTATAAAGGGAAAGTGGTGGTGCTGGGACTCTTTCATATCTGTGATCCATGCATGATCCAGGGGAGCGCCTTGCAAAAAGTCCATGAGTCGACACAAGGCAAGAACGTGGCCGTGCTGGGTGTCAATTCGTCAGGGAACTCTAAGCGAGAGGTCGGCGAATTCTTGTCCGGCTTCCCGGTCAAGGTCACCTATCCCTATCTGTTAGATCCAGCCAAGGTGACAGATAAGCTGTACGGTGGGGGAAAGTTTATTCCCAATGTGTATGTGATCGACCAGCAGGGCGTCATCCGCTGGCAGCGAGTCGGCAATATGGACTTGGCGGGAGTCGACGTCATTCTGGCAGAAGTTGAGAAGCTATTGGCGAGCGGAAGTAAAATGTAA
- a CDS encoding MBL fold metallo-hydrolase → MKQVLPDIWQWSWFSDEKQLDFNGLFLMIGEHKILVDPPPMTGEARAVVRRHEPIDYIIITNRDHMREAAVYQAEFRCQLRVPEADAAQMDVTPTKTYKDGELLPGGMWAIHLKDQKSPGESALFIERGRGVLIVGDALIGKPPGSVRLLPVEKYADVQKAKDGLCRLLKYNFDSLLVGDGVSILAGGKQQVEQLLSVAS, encoded by the coding sequence ATGAAACAAGTCCTGCCCGACATTTGGCAATGGTCGTGGTTTTCCGACGAGAAGCAGCTCGATTTCAATGGGCTGTTTCTGATGATCGGTGAACATAAGATCCTGGTGGATCCACCCCCGATGACGGGCGAAGCGAGAGCGGTTGTCCGCCGACATGAGCCGATCGACTACATCATCATCACGAACCGAGATCACATGCGAGAGGCGGCGGTCTATCAAGCAGAGTTCAGGTGTCAGCTGCGAGTGCCGGAAGCCGATGCCGCCCAGATGGATGTGACGCCCACGAAGACCTACAAGGACGGTGAGCTCTTACCCGGTGGGATGTGGGCGATCCATCTGAAGGATCAGAAGTCGCCGGGGGAATCAGCGTTGTTTATCGAGCGGGGCCGAGGGGTGCTGATCGTAGGGGATGCGCTGATCGGCAAGCCGCCCGGTTCCGTACGCCTGCTTCCTGTCGAAAAGTACGCGGACGTCCAAAAGGCCAAGGATGGGCTTTGCCGCCTCTTGAAGTACAACTTCGATAGCCTTCTTGTCGGAGACGGCGTCTCCATCCTTGCCGGTGGGAAACAGCAGGTGGAACAGCTCTTGTCGGTGGCGTCATGA
- a CDS encoding tetratricopeptide repeat protein → MTVRHSLSEELNRQGNEHFSRGYYTEAYTCYAKALEYDRLTGDQRALVATLGNLGNICAVSGRREAAQANYQEVLELQKVLGDEKGIGTTLANLGNLRADAGEWERARAYYLEALDLMTKTHDEPAQAVLFSDLGLVARETGHFEEAIQLYERSLELMRRLGNLGGVADAWRMIGRTFLMQQRYDEATACCQTSQSVAERLGDELRVGGARYVMVQCYEDMGRLQDAADLLEQVVRMDRKYRLPKLEENTQRLRALRARLADPYQSQSHHRGMQA, encoded by the coding sequence ATGACAGTGCGGCACAGCCTATCCGAAGAATTGAATCGACAAGGCAACGAGCATTTCTCACGAGGGTACTACACGGAGGCCTATACCTGTTACGCCAAGGCGTTGGAGTATGATCGTCTCACCGGTGATCAACGTGCCTTGGTCGCCACGCTCGGCAACTTGGGAAACATCTGTGCAGTCAGCGGACGGCGTGAGGCCGCCCAGGCGAATTATCAGGAGGTTTTGGAATTGCAAAAAGTCCTCGGTGATGAAAAGGGCATCGGGACGACGCTGGCAAACCTGGGGAACCTTCGGGCCGATGCGGGCGAATGGGAGCGGGCACGGGCGTATTATCTGGAGGCCCTCGATCTCATGACCAAAACGCATGATGAGCCGGCCCAAGCAGTCTTGTTTTCGGACCTTGGGTTGGTGGCTCGTGAAACCGGTCACTTCGAGGAAGCCATTCAGTTGTACGAACGGTCGTTGGAGTTGATGCGTCGGTTGGGTAATCTGGGCGGTGTTGCGGACGCCTGGCGCATGATAGGCCGCACATTCCTGATGCAACAACGCTACGATGAGGCGACCGCCTGTTGCCAAACCAGTCAGTCGGTCGCCGAACGGTTGGGCGACGAGCTTCGTGTCGGGGGCGCCCGATACGTGATGGTTCAATGTTATGAGGACATGGGGCGTTTGCAGGACGCCGCGGATCTGCTCGAACAGGTGGTGCGCATGGATCGCAAGTATCGCCTGCCGAAACTGGAAGAAAACACGCAACGTCTACGCGCACTCCGCGCCCGTCTTGCCGATCCCTATCAGTCGCAATCTCATCATCGAGGGATGCAGGCATGA
- a CDS encoding SAM-dependent methyltransferase, translated as MTRRITTFDEFREAVSAYRLPRVLLVALELDLFTAVGDRAWTIPDLAKELKVSERGLSIVCRNLAAVGVLRKKGDGYRNSRLGATALNADHHAYRGGYLNLIKSHWGDWIRLLESVRSGLPIDHDVPDGPDYRRQFTWAMHHRTLEIAPAIAAQIPLADSKTLLDLGGGPGTYAMAFLAKHSMLRATVCDREAAIDVAKEIAATHKARRRLSYLPLDFCTETIPGTYDVIWYSNVLHIYSPEENLAIFRRAQAALRPGGRFIIQDAFLRDREGLYPVEASLFAVSMLLFTRGGNTYSVLETARWLKEAGFVRVKQVPLKKGTEDWEGGILEASVPGPHPKTTVRRTGSSRNRKAR; from the coding sequence GTGACTCGACGCATCACGACCTTCGACGAATTTCGGGAGGCCGTCTCAGCCTATCGCTTGCCGCGAGTATTGCTGGTTGCGCTGGAACTGGATCTCTTTACGGCCGTCGGCGACCGAGCATGGACGATCCCCGATCTCGCCAAGGAGCTCAAGGTCAGTGAACGGGGTTTGAGCATCGTGTGTCGTAACCTCGCAGCGGTCGGGGTATTGCGGAAAAAAGGAGACGGTTACAGGAACAGCCGACTTGGAGCGACGGCGCTGAATGCCGACCATCACGCCTATCGCGGCGGCTATTTGAATTTGATCAAAAGCCATTGGGGGGACTGGATCCGGTTGTTGGAATCCGTGCGGAGCGGCTTGCCGATCGACCATGATGTCCCGGACGGTCCGGACTACCGTCGGCAATTCACCTGGGCCATGCACCACAGGACCTTGGAAATTGCCCCGGCCATTGCGGCGCAGATTCCGTTGGCTGATTCTAAAACACTGCTGGACCTCGGCGGGGGGCCAGGCACCTACGCCATGGCATTTCTCGCGAAGCACTCCATGCTTCGCGCCACTGTCTGCGATCGAGAGGCCGCGATTGACGTAGCGAAAGAAATCGCCGCCACTCACAAGGCGCGGCGTCGACTTTCCTATCTCCCGCTTGATTTCTGCACCGAGACTATTCCCGGCACCTATGATGTGATCTGGTATTCGAATGTGCTGCACATCTATTCGCCGGAAGAGAACCTGGCTATTTTCCGACGAGCTCAGGCGGCATTGAGGCCCGGGGGACGATTCATCATCCAAGACGCGTTTCTGCGCGATCGCGAAGGTCTGTACCCAGTGGAAGCAAGTTTGTTTGCTGTGTCGATGCTGTTGTTCACGCGAGGGGGGAATACCTATTCCGTACTGGAAACTGCGAGATGGCTGAAGGAAGCCGGATTCGTCCGTGTCAAACAGGTCCCACTTAAGAAAGGGACGGAGGACTGGGAGGGCGGGATTCTGGAGGCGTCGGTCCCTGGTCCCCACCCAAAAACGACCGTCCGCCGAACAGGATCAAGCAGAAATAGAAAAGCCCGCTGA
- a CDS encoding thiol-disulfide oxidoreductase DCC family protein, with the protein MGTDQSADGQSPGQACLLLYDGECRLCIFVKTKLEQLRVGQAGTDIRFLTYQSDEAQIALGRKHRPGCPAVAFLIRPSGEVLQGLDAFLPLVSTLPGGKLLLWWLRFPSAKRLAEWGYRMIARHRYRWFGEANPSIRQD; encoded by the coding sequence ATGGGTACCGATCAGTCAGCGGATGGTCAATCGCCAGGGCAGGCCTGTCTTCTGCTGTACGATGGAGAATGTCGACTCTGCATTTTCGTGAAAACGAAACTTGAGCAACTACGAGTTGGTCAAGCAGGAACAGATATCAGATTCCTCACTTATCAGAGCGATGAGGCTCAAATAGCCCTGGGGCGAAAGCATCGTCCTGGTTGTCCTGCCGTGGCTTTCTTGATTCGACCTTCCGGAGAAGTGCTCCAGGGGCTCGACGCGTTTCTCCCTCTCGTCTCTACCCTGCCGGGTGGAAAACTCCTGCTGTGGTGGTTAAGGTTCCCTTCCGCAAAGCGGTTGGCCGAATGGGGCTATCGCATGATCGCGCGCCATCGGTATCGATGGTTTGGCGAAGCTAATCCCTCCATTCGACAAGACTGA
- a CDS encoding outer membrane protein, with amino-acid sequence MPAEFGDVELSAYALGSWPRDVEIFNQETTVPATIRDGFGAGLKVGLFPAALRRMVGLELDSNMHGGAISFPNVANGQNHGTGRSDLLMINTTFNLILRYPGETVRPYVGMGIGWSHGTLLNPNIAGRDDKDFDSARAFAHQFLGGAQVLLSSKIFLFGEYRYFSSNYHWEGLAIDFRTHYGLVGAGLRF; translated from the coding sequence ATGCCTGCCGAATTCGGAGATGTCGAACTGAGCGCCTATGCGCTGGGAAGCTGGCCGCGTGATGTGGAGATTTTCAACCAAGAGACGACGGTGCCCGCCACGATTCGAGACGGCTTCGGTGCCGGACTGAAAGTGGGACTCTTCCCGGCGGCGCTACGTCGAATGGTGGGCCTCGAGCTCGATTCCAACATGCACGGTGGAGCGATTTCCTTTCCCAACGTCGCCAATGGGCAGAACCATGGGACCGGCCGCTCCGACCTGCTCATGATCAATACGACATTCAACCTGATCCTGCGTTACCCGGGTGAGACGGTTCGTCCCTATGTCGGCATGGGCATAGGGTGGTCGCACGGCACACTCCTGAACCCGAACATTGCAGGGCGAGACGATAAGGATTTTGATTCAGCTCGCGCCTTCGCGCATCAGTTTCTCGGCGGCGCCCAAGTTCTCCTCAGCTCCAAGATTTTTCTGTTCGGCGAGTACCGCTATTTTTCGTCCAACTATCACTGGGAGGGTCTGGCCATCGATTTTCGCACCCACTATGGATTGGTGGGCGCAGGCTTGCGCTTTTAA
- a CDS encoding TRL-like family protein, with translation MKHVSRLSLAVIALVGLSLSGCQIVASPMAGVIYNETKYGDVATDEAGASKEGKACGQSILGWVATGDASVQAAKAAGGITKVASVDHSAKNILGILGEWCTIVRGN, from the coding sequence ATGAAGCACGTATCCCGACTCTCTCTCGCAGTTATTGCCCTTGTCGGCCTCAGCTTGAGCGGCTGTCAGATCGTTGCCTCTCCGATGGCTGGTGTTATCTACAATGAAACAAAGTACGGCGATGTCGCAACCGACGAGGCAGGAGCCTCCAAAGAGGGTAAGGCCTGCGGCCAGTCGATTCTCGGATGGGTCGCAACCGGCGATGCAAGCGTCCAGGCTGCAAAGGCTGCCGGAGGCATCACCAAAGTCGCCTCCGTGGACCACTCCGCCAAGAATATCTTGGGCATCCTCGGTGAATGGTGCACGATCGTTCGTGGTAACTAG